The following nucleotide sequence is from Phycisphaera sp..
GCACGCCCACGCCTCTTTTTGAGAGATAGCCTGCCCCGGCGCGATGCCTTCCTCCCGGGGCATGCCCGCCCGCCCCCGGTGTGTCGCCGCCAGGATCGAATCCTCCGGGTCGGGCCGCACGATGGGAGTGTCACTGCCGAACATGATGTCGCGGCCCGGCGTCATGCCACTGTCGATCAGTTCGCGCAGTGGCAGCACGCGCTCCAGCCGATCGGGGCACGCACGCCGCAACGCTTCGATGTCATACAGCAAGTGGCACGGCTGCACGCTGGCGATGACCCCAAGCTCGGCAAACCGTGGCACGTCCGCCTCGTCGATCACCTCGGCGTGCTCGATGCGCACCGTGCCACGCGGCACCCTCGCCCGCTGCGTCGCGTCCAACACCGCCCGCACCGCCGCATCGCCGATGGCGTGGGCCGCCAGCTGCACGCCCTCGCTCGCGCACAGCCGGATGGCGTCCTCGATCGCCTTGTCGCTCATCAGTTGCATGCCGCTCGGGTGCTCGCTCCGCCCGTCGGCGAAGGGGTGGAGCATCCAGGCCGTACGCGAGTTGAGCGTGCCGTCGACGAAGATCTTGCCGCCGCCAAGGCGGATCTGGTCGGATTGCCAGTCGTGGCGAGTCTTGAGGGTCTCGGGGAGGTCTTGGACGAGGGGATACAGCACAAACTCCACTGGGCTGTTGCCCAAAACCCCGGCCAGTGCCCTGCCGAGCCCGACTTGGGCTTTCATGTCATGGATACGGACGAAGCCATGCTCGGCCAAGTCCCAGATCGCACTCTCGAGCACGGCCGTATCGATGCCCTGGGGTTCCAGATGATTCCAGGCCATGCCGGCCGCCGCTTCGTATAGAACGCCCGAGAGCCTGCCATCGGCCAGCCGACCGATCTGGCCACCCTCGGGATCGGCACTGCTGGCGTCGATACCCACGGCCTGCATGGCGTGCGAGTTCACCATCATCGCGTGGTAGTCGAAGCACCACACTGCGACCGCTGCTTTGGGGCTGGCTTGGTCGAGCAATTCGAGCGTCGGCCAGCCCGGCTCGATCCACGCCTCGGGCCGCGCACCGTGAGCAAGCACGAGCGACGAACCTACCGCCGCGTCCGCGATCGCGTCGAGCATTTCCTGGGCGGTCGTGCACCGTTCCAGTTGGACCATCTCGAGCGAACGACCGTGCGCGAACACATGGCCATGTGCTTCTCGCAATTTCGTGGGCCGCTCACCCATCCAGCACCTCCCCGATCGCCGCCCGGGCCGCGGCCTCGTCCATCGCCGGTTCATCGAACCCAAGCCGGAGTACGTCGAACGCCGCCTTGACATGCACGCCCGAGTCGTCCACCCCGACCGCGACGGGCGACTCGGGCCGCACGCCGGTCAGCCGAGCGCACGCCTCGGCCAGCCTCGCCTTGTCACTATTCAGCAGCTTGCACAGCGCGGGCACCGCCGACCGCAGCGGATTCGGTGTCAGCACCTCCTCGGCCACGCGCGTCCGACCATCGCCGCCGGCGTACCGAGCGAACGAGATCGCAAGCGACACTAACCGACACTTTGGCGGCGTCGAGCCGTGGTACGCCAGCCAGCGGTCGGCCTCGATCTCGTCGGGCTCGGGCAGGTCGCCCTGAGAGCCATCAACCGGTTCGAGGCACAGCTCAATCGCTGGGTCCAGTTCCTGCGGAGCGGCGAATGACCATTGGCCCGCCTCGTCCAGATCGCGGTGCATCGGCAGTGTCACCGAGCCGCCCCGCTCGGCCGCGACCAGCCGGCACGGCTCGGCCCCGGCCTCGCACACCAGCACGCCCGCGAGGTTGGCCAGCATCCGGCTGCGGGCTTGCCGGCATTCATCAACGTTCGCCTGTGACATGGGCGATTGTTGCCCGACGCGAGCCACGGCGCGTGCGCCAACAAAAAGCGACGATCCGGCGTGAACCGGACCGTCGCAAAGCATCACTGGGATGTACGTCTCGATGACTCCGCCGGAGCGGACTCAAGACGCTCCTGAACTCACCGGCGGACGGTGGAGCGGCGTGTGGCCTTCTTCCGGGTCGCCTTCTTGCGTGTGGCCTTCTTCCGGGTACCAGCCTTGCGTGCGGCCTTCTTCCGGGTTGCCTTCTTCCGGGTGGTCTTCTTAGCGGCCTTCTTGCGGGTCGCCTTCTTGCGTGTGGCCTTCTTCCGGGTGGTCTTCTTGGCGGCCTTCTTGCGAGTCGCCTTCTTCCGGGTGGTCTTCTTGGCCGCCTTCTTGCGTGTGGCCTTCTTCCGGGTGGTCTTCTTGGCGGCCTTCTTACGGGCACCAGTCTTCCGGGCGGCGGTCTTGCGAGTGGCCTTCTTGCGGGTCGATTTCTTACGCGTGGTCTTCTTGGCCGCCTTCTTGCGGGTGGCCTTCTTCCTTGCGGCTTTCTTCGCCATGAGCAAACTCCTGCTCTGATGCCCGGCTTCGCCTTGTCACTACACGCGCCGAAAATTGCGGGCCGGGCATCTCCGCGGACAAAGGGCGCGCGCAGCGTGTATCGGGTCTGTTACCCATACGGCTTGAGTAGTCTACAAGAACTTTCCGATTCGTCCACATTTTTTTCGAGTCCCGCTCACGCCCGAACGACCAACGACGCCCCGCGCAACACGCGCCCATCGTCGTGGTCGTGGGCGCGTCGGGCACCGTTGGCGATCGTGTTGTCACGCTGTCTTCGCTCGACGATCAGTTCGCTGCCACGGCACGCATCAATCGCGATCATCCGCGCGCGCAAGCGCTCGATGCCGATCAAAAAATCACGAATTCCTCGTAAATTTCTCGAATTTCCACGCTGTGCATGACTCGAGCCAGCACGCTCGCACACACCCGGCACCATCGTTTGCGGGCACGACCACGCTCGGGCGCGAACACCTGGAGGCGCTCGCGAGACCGGCTGCCGACGCATCGGTTCTGGTTGTGCCCAACACGTCCGCGGGGTGCGTCATACGCATCCAGATGGTCCGAAAAATTTCTTGCACGAAATGCAAAAATTTTTGTTCGTCAATCACTGAATGGCACCGTTCCGGTAAGGTTGAGACCCCATACGGTACCGTCGGCGCGCTGCGCGAGCAGATCGAAAACACGCAATATGGGGCGCGCACTTCGGTCCACACGCCGTCGCATCGGTTCGCGCAGCGGGTGCCGTTACCAAGTATCTCGCCCGTTTCGACGGCGCCGATGAGACGATCGAGCCAACACACAAGCCCCAATCACCGGGCCACTGTTGCGCGCGGCGTCCACCGCGCCGCGGAGTGGCTCGTCGACCGGAAACCGGGCGTTGGACGACACGACGCACAACGCTGGCATTGACCCCAAATGGCCCCCCAGGGGCCCTGAGAGCACGCCTAGAGCGGTTTTTGGGGCTCCTGCGCGGGATCGGCGGGGGTCTTTGATGGGTCATCGGTTGTTTCGGACACCGGCTGCTCTGCAACCGGATCGGGCTCGCTCTGGTGCCGGGTTTCGGGTTCGGGCATAGCGGGGGCTTCGCTCTCTGGATCGACGCGACGCACCTTCACCACGTTGTCTGGCGCGGCGACGGCACCCGTCGACTCGGCCATCTGCCGCACACGCTCGGAGATCTCGCGCAGCCGCTCCGCTTCGTCGTGTTCCTGTTCGGCGTTGCGCAGGCCGCCCTCGGGGGCCAGCGTCGCCAGGAACACGCCGTTCACGCGATTGTACAACGCGAGCGTTTCATCCTCGTTGATCTGGGGCGCAACTCTTGCGCGTACCACGCCCCGATACGGGTTGTACCAGAAGCTCGCGGCCTTCTGGCCGCCCATGTCGAACGCGACGGGATCGGCTGGATGGTCGCGGTCGGCGTCTTCGGCGGGCGCGAGTTCCACCCAGGGGCGATCGCCGGTCAGCAGGTGGTTGCGGGGCGGGTCGTCTTCAAACCAGTGGCCCTCGATCGTGTTGGGCCACCCGCGGCCGTTGACAGCCACGCCACTGGTTGTCGCTTGGACCTTCAGGACCTCGTGAAAGTGCGCAAGCGACAGCTCGGTGCGTACCACTACGCTCTCGACCGACTCGCTGCGGGTCTGCTGGATCACCACGAGCGTGACCACCACCAGGCACAGGCCCAGGGCGACCACGTCCACAATCCGGCGCAGGTTGGAGCGTTCCTTCGACATCGCGACCCTCTTCTAGATAAGTAAGAGATCGGCCCTGGCCCCGCCTCTCTTGTGGCTCGCTGGCCCGCGTCCGCGAGGATTGGGTAATTTCGCGATGATCGTGCCGGTCCTGCCGCGTCCGGCCCGCCCCGTCAGCGTCCGCTAAACTGCGCCCACCTATGGCTATCGAGATCCGAGAACTGGAATGCGGGGCGGTGCTGCTGGTCGAGCCCATGGCCGGCGTGAAGAGCTGCGCCCTGAATTGGACCCTACCCGCCGGTGCCGCCGCCGAGCCCGAGGGCAAGCTGGGGCTGGCCGGCATCGTCGCCGAGATGGTCCAGAGGGGCGCGGGCGGGCTCAACTCCCGCCAGCACGCCGACGCGCTCGACGCGGCCGGGGTCAGCCGGAGCCTGGACACCGGCGTGCGCACCAGCCGCCTGGCCGCCACCTTCGTGGGCCAGGACCTGGACAAGGCGGTCCCATTGCTGGCCGACATGATCGTGCGCCCGTCCATGGACAAGGACGCCTTCGATCCCGCGAAGAGCCTCGCACTGCAGGAACTCGACGCGCTCGCCGACGATCCGCAGGAATGGGCCGGCGTTGAGGCGATGGCGCGCCACTTGCCTGCACCGCTCAACCGCTCGACCTACGGCACGCGCGAGGGCCTCGAGGCCTGCACCCACGCCGCCGCCCAAGCGTTCCTGAACACAGGGTTCGTGCCGGGTGGCAGCCTCATCGCGCTCGCGGGCGATGTCGATCCGCTACTCGCCCAGGAGACATTAAATAAGGCCCTCGACGGCTGGACGGGCACCGCCAGCGAGCCCATGGCCACCGGCACGCCGCAGCGCGGCCGGGCCCATGTCGACGACGATGGTGCCCAGGTCCAGGTCATGGTGATCCGCGAAGCCCCACGCGATGGCACGCCCGAGGCCGCGTGCGAGCGCCTAGCCACGGCGGTGCTCAGCGGCGGCATGTCGGGCCGGCTGTTTACCGAAGTGCGCGAGAAGCGGGGGCTGTGCTACGCCGTCCACGCCGGCTACACGGCCGAACGCGAGACCGGCTGGCTGACGGCGTACGTGGGCACCACGCCCGAGCGGGCCGCCGAATCGCTCGAGGTGCTCCAGGCCGAACTCGACCGTCTGGCGACGCCGGATGGCGGGCCCACCGAGGAAGAGTTCGAGCGGGCCCGCGTGGGCCTGAAGTCCCGCATCGTCTTCGGC
It contains:
- a CDS encoding insulinase family protein codes for the protein MAIEIRELECGAVLLVEPMAGVKSCALNWTLPAGAAAEPEGKLGLAGIVAEMVQRGAGGLNSRQHADALDAAGVSRSLDTGVRTSRLAATFVGQDLDKAVPLLADMIVRPSMDKDAFDPAKSLALQELDALADDPQEWAGVEAMARHLPAPLNRSTYGTREGLEACTHAAAQAFLNTGFVPGGSLIALAGDVDPLLAQETLNKALDGWTGTASEPMATGTPQRGRAHVDDDGAQVQVMVIREAPRDGTPEAACERLATAVLSGGMSGRLFTEVREKRGLCYAVHAGYTAERETGWLTAYVGTTPERAAESLEVLQAELDRLATPDGGPTEEEFERARVGLKSRIVFGGESTGARAGAMASDYRKLARCRTLEERVAEIDAVTLPALREHLASFDRGNATVLTLGQSLNNQPVKAEA
- a CDS encoding amidohydrolase family protein, with translation MGERPTKLREAHGHVFAHGRSLEMVQLERCTTAQEMLDAIADAAVGSSLVLAHGARPEAWIEPGWPTLELLDQASPKAAVAVWCFDYHAMMVNSHAMQAVGIDASSADPEGGQIGRLADGRLSGVLYEAAAGMAWNHLEPQGIDTAVLESAIWDLAEHGFVRIHDMKAQVGLGRALAGVLGNSPVEFVLYPLVQDLPETLKTRHDWQSDQIRLGGGKIFVDGTLNSRTAWMLHPFADGRSEHPSGMQLMSDKAIEDAIRLCASEGVQLAAHAIGDAAVRAVLDATQRARVPRGTVRIEHAEVIDEADVPRFAELGVIASVQPCHLLYDIEALRRACPDRLERVLPLRELIDSGMTPGRDIMFGSDTPIVRPDPEDSILAATHRGRAGMPREEGIAPGQAISQKEAWACFDADA